In the Parasphingorhabdus halotolerans genome, GAGCGGGTAGATCAGCAACCGTTAGAGGCTCTCCCAATGGGCCGACAACCTGCGCTGGTTTTATTTTCTGGTTTTCAATCATACTACCCTCAATACATGCCTTTCGGCGTTTCGCTCGGCGTCCAATGTTTTTACATCTATAAACATCGAGCTTTTCAAATGTCTAAATTGCTAAGGTAAACAGCGCGTTCATAATTAGCTTCGCGCGCCGTCACCTTCTTCATGTACGTTTACCAAATCAGGCCGAAAATGGCCTTTCGTGAAATGAACCTGCCCTCTGTCACACCGGTTAGAATCATCGAACTTGCCTGCAAAATACCTAATACGCTGACTTACACTTTCGGTCCCTGCAAGAGTGGATTGCCGATTCAGACCTTCTGTGTCTGTAACATATTGCCTTGCGGAAATGCTTAGCGCCTGACGAGCGATAGCACCTGCCAGTAGCGCATTATAATCTCCGCGTTGCGATGCTTCATCAACGCCGCTTGACTCGTTCACACCGACAAGGTTTTTATGTGGGAAGTTCATTTCCATAAACAGATGTCTAACAGCGAACATATAAACTAACGTAAAGCCAGCGTTCATTCGGTTTTAGGGGAGGTTAAGCAAACCTTGCACCAAACCGGCTGTTCCGTCCCGATTTGAACCAAAACATGAAATTTTGGGTCGATCCGCGCATAAACTAGCGCCAATCGCCCAAGGTGTTTAAGGAACGGATCAATATGACAGACCGAATCAATATAGATTTTCAACTGGGAGGCGACTCGAGTTCCGACATGAGCGGAAAGCGCATTGTTGTAGCCATGTCGGGCGGCGTCGATTCGAGCGTCGTCGCGGCGTTGGCTGCGAGAACCGGCGCCGAAACCATCGGTATTACTTTACAACTCTATGATCACGGCGAAGCAGTGGGTCGGGTTGGTAGCTGCTGTGCCGGTCAGGATATCCGTGACGCACGAGCGGTTGCCGACAAACTTGGTATCGCCCATTATGTTTTTGATCACGCCAGCCGGTTTCAGGAATCGGTAATGGATGTTTTTGCTGACGAATATATGGCTGGGCGCACACCCATTCCCTGCGTTGAGTGCAATATGGGTGTCAAATTCACGGATTTGTTAAATTTATCGCGCGAACTGGGAGCCGATTGTCTGGCGACCGGCCATTATGTTCAGCGGGTGATGGGCGCAGATGGCGCGGAATTGCATCGCGCGCTCGATCCTGCCCGCGACCAGAGCTATTTTCTCTTTGCGACAACGCAGGAGCAACTCGAATATTTGCGTTTCCCGCTCGGCAATATGCCCAAACCGCAGGTCCGCGAGATTGCTGAGGAAATGGGCCTGGCCGTGGCGTTCAAGCCTGACAGCCAAGATATCTGTTTTGTGCCAGATGGCGATTACGCCAAAGTCGTACGCAAATTGCGGCCCGAGGCCGATGATGATGGCGAGATCATCCATATTGATGGCACGGTCATGGGCCGCCACAAAGGCTTGATCCATTATACAGTGGGTCAGCGCAAAGGTCTGGATATTGGTGGACAGGCCGAACCCTTATATGTGATCCGTCTGAACGCAGAGACAAAACAGGTGTTTGTCGGGCCAAAACAGGCACTGGCTGTGGCATCTGCGACATTACGCGATATCAACTGGATTGGGGGAGACTTTGAGGGACCACTGCAGGTGAAGGTGCGGTCTATGGCAAAGCCGACCCATGCGCGGCTGGAAGGCGATACGCTGCATTTCCATAATCCCGAATTTGGCGTGTCACCGGGACAGGCGGCTGTCTTTTACAACAAAGACCGCGTGCTGGGCGGTGGCTGGATTGAAGAAACCGGCGCGGTAGCGCAGCAATGGTTGGCGGGCGCTGAGGTCTGAAACGGCCTTATTCGGCGTCCAGTTCTTTCTCCGTCAGCATGACGCAGCCCCAACCCTCTCGAAATTCGGCAGTTGCAGATTCCATGAGCGGAACTGAAGCGGTAACACGCTTTTTGACGCCATCAATTGATAGCCCGATAACTTCCATGCCCGGCTCAAAATCTTTCTCGCAATCCTCGATGCTCCGGCCACCAACATAATGGCAGGAACAGGCCACTCTTGCGCCGTAAGCCGTGCCAACATTGAGCTGACCTTTTATAAACGCGTAATTATAGGCGAACACTGCTACCAGAATCAGCAAAAATAGCGCCGCTATATACAACGCCATACGTGCTTTACTACGTTCAGCGCCCGACGCTGATCCAGATTTGCTTTTTGCAGTTGCCATAGCGGCGTCTATTGGTGCAACGGATGGCCATGCACAAGATGAAATTTATTCCCGTTGTTGCGATGGCAATTGCCTTGGCAAGTTGCGGTTCCGGTCGCACGGTAGATGCGCCTCCGCAAAAGAGCGCAGAAGAGCTGGCTTATATATCTGACGATAGCCCAATAAAAAAAGCACGCCTGGATTTGGCAATATCGCCGCTATTCGATGACCCCGCCATGGCCGAAACGCGGGCACTTCTCGTCATGCACCGCGGCAAAATCATCGCGGAGCGCTATGGCGAAGGCTATGATGCCGACACAAGATTCATCAGCTGGTCGATGGCCAAATCTTTCACCGGCACTTTAATCGGCTTTCTCGTCAGCGACGGTAGACTGGTGCTTGATGATCCCGCGCCGGTGCCCGCATGGCAACGCTCCGGCGACCCGCGTGGCGATATCACGTTGCGGCAACTGCTCCATATGTCGTCCGGCCTGGATCATACCGAAGTCGGCGAAGAGGGCGGCAAAACATTATATGAGGCGGATACCCAGCGCATGCTTTTTCTGGACGGCTCGGCTGATATGGCCGGTTATGCCGAAGCGAGAACACTCGAGGCCCAACCCGGCGAAAAATTTGAGTATAGCACCGCAACCAGCATGATCCTGGCCGACATTATCACCCGCACACTCACCAAAAGTACTAATCCCGAAGTGCGCCGCAAGATCACCAGCCGTTTTATCAGGGGCCGGTTGCTCGAGCCGTTGGATATGGAAAGCACTTTTTTCGAATTTGATGCCAATGGCACATTTCTCGGTGGCAGCATCATTCAATCGACCGCCCGCGACTATGCCAAATTCGGCGAATTTCTAAGGCACAATGGCGCGAGAAAAGGCGCGCAACACCTGCCGGTCAGTTGGGTGAAGTTCATGAAAACGTCGTCCGAGAATGACCCCGCTTATGGCGGACATATCTGGCTCAACAAAAGACGCCCGGAAGGCCGCAATCAGGTGTTGTTTCCGGATAATGGGCCAGAAACAATTTTTGCAGCGCTCGGCCATTTGGGTCAGCAGATCGTGGTGTCGCCTGAACAAAAACTCACCGTTGTCCGCCTCGGCAAGACACAGGATGACGTGCTTGGACCCATGAGCGCGCAAATCGGCAAGGTCATGGCCCTGTTTCCTA is a window encoding:
- a CDS encoding serine hydrolase domain-containing protein; this translates as MHKMKFIPVVAMAIALASCGSGRTVDAPPQKSAEELAYISDDSPIKKARLDLAISPLFDDPAMAETRALLVMHRGKIIAERYGEGYDADTRFISWSMAKSFTGTLIGFLVSDGRLVLDDPAPVPAWQRSGDPRGDITLRQLLHMSSGLDHTEVGEEGGKTLYEADTQRMLFLDGSADMAGYAEARTLEAQPGEKFEYSTATSMILADIITRTLTKSTNPEVRRKITSRFIRGRLLEPLDMESTFFEFDANGTFLGGSIIQSTARDYAKFGEFLRHNGARKGAQHLPVSWVKFMKTSSENDPAYGGHIWLNKRRPEGRNQVLFPDNGPETIFAALGHLGQQIVVSPEQKLTVVRLGKTQDDVLGPMSAQIGKVMALFPIEN
- the mnmA gene encoding tRNA 2-thiouridine(34) synthase MnmA; protein product: MSGKRIVVAMSGGVDSSVVAALAARTGAETIGITLQLYDHGEAVGRVGSCCAGQDIRDARAVADKLGIAHYVFDHASRFQESVMDVFADEYMAGRTPIPCVECNMGVKFTDLLNLSRELGADCLATGHYVQRVMGADGAELHRALDPARDQSYFLFATTQEQLEYLRFPLGNMPKPQVREIAEEMGLAVAFKPDSQDICFVPDGDYAKVVRKLRPEADDDGEIIHIDGTVMGRHKGLIHYTVGQRKGLDIGGQAEPLYVIRLNAETKQVFVGPKQALAVASATLRDINWIGGDFEGPLQVKVRSMAKPTHARLEGDTLHFHNPEFGVSPGQAAVFYNKDRVLGGGWIEETGAVAQQWLAGAEV